A region of Haliotis asinina isolate JCU_RB_2024 chromosome 9, JCU_Hal_asi_v2, whole genome shotgun sequence DNA encodes the following proteins:
- the LOC137295745 gene encoding glycine receptor subunit alpha-2-like → MTRSGGTLVLMCFHLFTLIFSVTGFSNSSWKTERDLINRLLDTGRYDASIQPSSITGVPTKVEIDLVLNSVGPVDDIDMVFRASFFLRQQWIDPRLKFNELNHSIVLSEKRLSLMWVPDVFFPESTEETRHIITTPNVLIRLHPDGSILYSQRLSVTMQCRMDLGKFPLDEQVCSIKMESYGYTTDDVYFTWSSERKSTSVMPNAYIPDFTLTNVTAHDCTAKYETGSFTCIEAKLDLKREIGFYATQTYIPSILIVVLSWASFWIDHEAVPARISVGLLTVLTITAQSSGARSQLPRVPYVKGIDVWMTSCLVFVFAAYMEYAVVTVLSRKYRKRKARQDLKDNSKSTMAAVSNVDVTIANQVKETRDTGSFVDKLSRFLFPLSFLAFNIGYWVYYIYIV, encoded by the exons tgTCACTGGATTCAGCAACAGCTCGTGGAAGACGGAACGGGATCTCATCAACAGGCTGCTCGACACTGGCCGATACGACGCCAGCATCCAGCCCTCCTCGATTACcg GGGTACCCACAAAAGTTGAAATCGACCTCGTGCTGAATTCGGTCGGACCTGTTGACGATATTGATATG GTTTTCCGTGCCAGTTTTTTTCTCCGTCAACAATGGATAGACCCACGTCTAAAATTCAACGAGTTAAATCACAGCATCGTTCTAAGTGAGAAGCGACTCTCGCTGATGTGGGTGCCTGACGTCTTCTTTCCAGAGTCTACCGAGGAGACTCGCCATATCATCACGACGCCAAACGTTCTCATTCGTTTACATCCAGATGGCTCCATCTTATACAGCCAGAG GTTGTCGGTAACGATGCAATGTCGGATGGACCTGGGCAAGTTTCCTCTGGACGAGCAAGTGTGTAGCATCAAGATGGAGAGTT ATGGCTACACCACCGACGATGTATATTTCACATGGTCATCTGAAAGGAAGTCCACCAGCGTCATGCCAAACGCCTACATACCCGACTTCACCCTCACCAACGTTACGGCACACGACTGCACGGCTAAATATGAAACAG GAAGTTTCACATGTATTGAGGCGAAACTGGATTTGAAACGAGAAATCGGCTTCTACGccacacagacatacattcCCAGCATCCTCATTGTCGTCTTGTCCTGGGCCTCGTTCTGGATCGACCACGAGGCAGTTCCCGCCAGAATCTCAGTTGGGCTCCTTACAGTGCTCACCATCACTGCTCAGAGTTCTGGTGCGCGCTCACAACTTCCCAGGGTTCCCTACGTGAAAGGCATCGATGTGTGGATGACGTCGTgcttggtgtttgtgtttgccgCTTACATGGAGTATGCTGTCGTCACGGTGCTCTCTCGAAAGTACCGGAAGCGGAAAGCGAGACAAGATCTGAAAGAT AATTCCAAATCGACGATGGCTGCGGTTTCTAACGTGGACGTGACCATCGCTAACCAGGTGAAAGAAACCAGAGACACGGGCAGCTTCGTGGACAAATTGTCCCGGTTCCTCTTCCCTTTGTCTTTCCTTGCATTTAACATTGGCTACTGGGTTTACTATATATACATCGTTTAG